A window from Helicobacter pylori NQ4053 encodes these proteins:
- a CDS encoding peroxiredoxin, whose amino-acid sequence MLVTKLAPDFKAPAVLGNNEVDEHFELSKNLGKNGAILFFWPKDFTFVCPTEIIAFDKRVKDFHEKGFNVIGVSIDSEQVHFAWKNTPVDKGGIGQVTFPMVADITKSISRDYDVLFEEAIALRGAFLIDKNMKVRHAVINDLPLGRNADEMLRMVDALLHFEEHGEVCPAGWRKGDKGMKATHQGVAEYLKENSIKL is encoded by the coding sequence ATGTTAGTTACAAAACTTGCCCCAGACTTTAAAGCACCTGCCGTTTTAGGAAACAATGAGGTTGATGAACACTTTGAGCTTTCTAAAAATTTAGGCAAAAATGGTGCGATTCTTTTCTTTTGGCCAAAAGATTTTACCTTTGTATGCCCTACAGAAATCATTGCGTTTGACAAAAGAGTGAAAGACTTCCACGAAAAAGGCTTTAATGTGATTGGCGTGTCTATTGACAGCGAACAAGTGCATTTTGCATGGAAAAACACCCCTGTAGATAAAGGCGGTATTGGTCAAGTAACTTTCCCTATGGTAGCTGATATTACCAAAAGCATTTCTAGAGACTATGATGTGCTGTTTGAAGAAGCGATCGCTTTGAGAGGAGCTTTTTTGATTGACAAAAACATGAAAGTAAGGCATGCAGTGATCAATGACTTACCATTAGGTAGGAATGCAGATGAAATGCTTCGCATGGTAGACGCTCTCTTGCACTTTGAAGAACATGGTGAAGTGTGCCCAGCAGGCTGGAGAAAAGGCGATAAAGGCATGAAAGCAACTCACCAAGGCGTTGCAGAGTATCTTAAAGAAAATTCCATTAAGCTTTAA
- a CDS encoding MetQ/NlpA family ABC transporter substrate-binding protein, with translation MNIFKRIICVTAIVLGFFNLLDAKHHKEKKENHKITRELKVGANPVPHAQILQSVVDDLKEKGIKLVIVSFTDYVLPNLALNDGSLDANYFQHRPYLDRFNLDRKMHLVGLANIHVEPLRFYSQKITDIKNLKKGSVIAVPNDPANQGRALILLHKQGLIALKDPSNLYATEFDIVKNPYNIKIKPLEAALLPKVLGDVDGAIVTGNYALQAKLTGALFSEDKDSPYANLIATREDNAQDEAIKALIEALQSEKTRKFILDTYKGAIIPAF, from the coding sequence ATGAATATATTCAAGCGTATTATTTGCGTAACCGCTATTGTTTTAGGTTTTTTTAACCTTTTGGACGCCAAACACCACAAAGAAAAAAAAGAAAACCACAAAATCACTCGTGAGCTTAAAGTGGGCGCTAACCCTGTGCCGCATGCACAAATCTTGCAATCAGTCGTGGACGATTTGAAAGAGAAAGGGATCAAATTAGTGATCGTGTCTTTTACCGATTATGTGTTGCCTAATTTAGCGCTCAATGACGGCTCTTTAGACGCAAATTACTTCCAGCACCGCCCTTATTTGGACAGGTTTAATTTGGACAGAAAAATGCACCTTGTTGGTTTGGCCAATATCCATGTGGAGCCTTTGAGATTTTATTCTCAAAAAATCACAGACATTAAAAACCTTAAAAAAGGCTCAGTGATTGCCGTGCCAAATGATCCGGCCAATCAAGGCAGGGCGTTGATTTTACTCCATAAACAAGGCCTTATCGCTCTCAAAGATCCAAGCAATCTATACGCTACGGAGTTTGATATTGTCAAAAATCCTTACAACATCAAAATCAAGCCTTTAGAAGCCGCATTATTGCCTAAAGTTTTAGGGGATGTGGATGGGGCTATTGTAACAGGGAATTACGCCTTGCAAGCAAAACTCACTGGAGCCTTATTTTCAGAAGACAAGGACTCGCCTTATGCCAATCTAATAGCCACTCGTGAGGATAACGCGCAAGATGAAGCCATAAAAGCGCTGATTGAAGCTTTGCAGAGTGAAAAGACCAGGAAATTTATTTTGGATACCTATAAAGGGGCGATTATCCCGGCTTTTTGA
- the mrdA gene encoding penicillin-binding protein 2, with amino-acid sequence MKNLRYKLLLFVFIGFWGLLILNLFILSVKNQEYYEKLAERNMTKKEFLIPTRGNITDRNDEFLAINELVFGVFLPSGLKQKELLEKIEVIQKFFPNFSKETLLNNYQKENSLYNHNLIKVVGFIPYTAMQPLYAKLIQTQGIFALPLDKRYYPNNALASHVLGYVGVASLQDLKDDEENQYSQIVGKTGIEKEYNKLLQGKVGYKIMHVNALNQELATLEVVPPSANNHLQLSLDKRLQKEADKLFENKRGAILVMNAENGELLVAGSYPEYNLNDFVGGISQDKWQKLQDDIYNPLLNRFANALYPPGSVVKMGVGLSFLENLHITENTTIPTPPFIEVGKRKFRDWKKTGHGNSNLYKAIRESVDVYFYKFGLEISIEKLSKTLREVGFGEKTGVDLPNEFVGIVPDNLWKLKRFNQDWRVGDTLITAIGQGSFLATPLQVLAYTGLIATGKLATPHFAINNKQPLKDPLNSFQKKKLQALRVGMYEVCNHKDGTAYHSTRGSKVTLACKTGTAQVVEIAQNIVNRMKEKDMEYFHRSHAWITAFLPYEKPKYAITILVEHGEGGSKLGGLLVKMSNKLYELGYL; translated from the coding sequence ATGAAAAATCTTCGCTATAAGCTTTTGCTCTTTGTTTTTATAGGGTTTTGGGGGTTATTAATCTTAAATCTATTTATTCTAAGCGTTAAAAATCAAGAATACTATGAAAAACTGGCCGAACGAAACATGACTAAAAAAGAATTTTTAATCCCTACAAGGGGCAATATTACAGACAGAAATGATGAGTTTTTAGCCATTAATGAATTGGTGTTTGGCGTGTTTTTGCCTAGTGGATTGAAACAAAAAGAGCTTTTAGAAAAAATTGAGGTGATCCAAAAATTTTTCCCTAATTTTTCCAAAGAAACGCTTTTAAACAATTACCAAAAAGAAAATTCGCTTTATAACCATAACCTCATTAAAGTGGTGGGATTCATTCCTTATACCGCCATGCAACCTCTTTATGCCAAACTCATCCAAACTCAAGGCATTTTTGCTCTTCCCTTAGACAAGCGTTACTACCCTAATAACGCTTTAGCTTCGCATGTTTTAGGCTATGTGGGGGTGGCAAGTTTGCAAGACTTGAAAGACGATGAAGAGAATCAATACAGCCAGATTGTAGGCAAAACCGGCATTGAAAAAGAATACAACAAGCTTTTACAAGGCAAGGTGGGTTATAAAATCATGCATGTCAATGCGCTCAATCAGGAATTAGCCACCTTAGAAGTCGTGCCACCAAGCGCCAATAACCACTTGCAATTGAGTTTAGACAAACGCTTGCAAAAAGAAGCGGACAAGCTCTTTGAAAATAAAAGGGGGGCTATTTTAGTGATGAACGCAGAAAATGGGGAATTGCTCGTTGCAGGAAGTTACCCTGAATACAATTTGAACGATTTTGTGGGCGGGATCAGTCAAGACAAATGGCAAAAACTCCAAGATGATATTTATAACCCCTTATTAAACCGCTTCGCTAACGCCTTGTATCCGCCGGGATCTGTGGTTAAAATGGGCGTGGGGTTAAGCTTTTTAGAAAACCTTCATATCACAGAGAACACCACCATACCCACCCCCCCTTTTATTGAAGTGGGTAAGCGCAAATTCAGGGACTGGAAAAAAACAGGGCATGGCAATTCTAATTTGTATAAAGCGATTAGGGAGTCCGTGGATGTGTATTTTTATAAGTTTGGGCTTGAAATCTCTATAGAAAAACTCTCTAAAACCTTAAGGGAAGTGGGCTTTGGGGAAAAAACGGGCGTTGATTTGCCGAATGAATTTGTGGGGATCGTGCCGGATAATTTATGGAAACTCAAACGCTTCAATCAAGACTGGCGCGTTGGGGACACGCTCATTACTGCTATCGGGCAAGGCTCTTTTTTAGCCACACCCTTGCAGGTTCTAGCCTATACGGGACTCATTGCGACAGGCAAACTGGCAACGCCTCATTTTGCTATCAATAATAAACAACCGCTCAAAGACCCCCTAAATAGTTTTCAAAAAAAGAAGCTCCAAGCCTTGCGCGTGGGCATGTATGAAGTGTGTAACCATAAAGACGGCACCGCTTATCATTCCACAAGGGGTTCTAAGGTTACTTTAGCGTGTAAAACCGGCACCGCGCAAGTCGTGGAAATCGCTCAAAACATCGTCAATCGCATGAAAGAAAAGGATATGGAATATTTCCATCGATCCCATGCGTGGATTACCGCATTCTTGCCTTATGAAAAACCCAAATACGCTATCACTATTTTAGTAGAACATGGGGAAGGGGGGTCAAAACTAGGGGGCTTGTTAGTGAAAATGAGCAATAAACTCTATGAGCTTGGCTATCTTTAA
- the yihA gene encoding ribosome biogenesis GTP-binding protein YihA/YsxC: protein MIAIKDAHFLTSSSQLFQCPASLTSEMVILGRSNVGKSTFINTLLGKNLAKSSATPGKTRLANFFSTTWEDKENALTTTFNVIDLPGFGYAKVSKSLKKEWEGFLWELLSVRTSIKLFIHLVDARHLDLEIDKNAKENIQALLRPDQAYLSLFTKFDKLNKNEQHRLFLNAPKPFLINTTHFNALSSKYPTLEIVRQTLLKYLLTNPL from the coding sequence ATGATCGCCATTAAAGACGCTCATTTTCTCACTTCTTCTAGCCAACTTTTTCAATGCCCCGCAAGCTTGACTTCTGAGATGGTCATTTTAGGGCGCAGCAATGTAGGCAAAAGCACCTTTATTAATACCTTGTTGGGGAAAAATCTCGCCAAAAGTTCAGCAACGCCGGGAAAAACCCGTTTAGCGAATTTTTTTTCCACCACTTGGGAAGATAAAGAAAACGCTTTAACGACCACTTTTAATGTGATTGATTTGCCCGGGTTTGGCTACGCTAAAGTTTCTAAAAGCTTGAAAAAAGAATGGGAGGGGTTTTTATGGGAATTGTTGAGCGTTAGGACTTCAATCAAGCTTTTTATCCATTTAGTGGATGCGCGCCATTTGGATTTAGAAATTGATAAAAACGCTAAAGAAAACATTCAAGCCCTTTTAAGGCCCGATCAAGCCTACCTTTCTCTTTTTACGAAATTTGACAAGTTGAATAAAAACGAGCAACACCGCCTTTTTTTAAACGCTCCTAAACCTTTTTTAATCAATACCACCCATTTTAACGCTCTTTCTTCAAAATACCCAACCCTTGAAATAGTGCGCCAAACCCTTTTAAAATACTTGCTCACTAACCCCTTATAA
- the lptA gene encoding lipopolysaccharide transport periplasmic protein LptA, which yields MRWWCFLVCCFGILSVMSAQKLENKGLKKERELLEITGNKFVANDKTKTAVIQGNVQIKKGKDRLFADKVSVFLNDKRKPERYEATGNTHFNIFTEDNREISGSADKLIYNALNGEYKLLQNAVVREVGKSNVITGDEIILNKTKGYADVLGSAKRPAKFVFDMEDINEENRKAKLKKKGEKP from the coding sequence ATGCGTTGGTGGTGTTTTTTGGTGTGTTGTTTTGGCATTTTAAGCGTGATGAGCGCTCAAAAATTAGAGAATAAAGGCTTGAAAAAAGAAAGAGAGCTTTTAGAGATTACCGGCAATAAATTTGTAGCGAACGACAAAACCAAAACCGCCGTTATTCAAGGCAATGTGCAGATCAAAAAAGGTAAAGACCGGTTGTTTGCGGATAAAGTGAGCGTGTTTTTAAACGACAAACGAAAGCCAGAGCGCTATGAAGCCACAGGGAACACGCACTTTAATATCTTTACAGAGGATAATCGTGAAATCAGCGGGAGCGCTGACAAGCTCATTTATAACGCGCTGAATGGGGAATACAAATTATTGCAAAATGCGGTGGTTAGAGAAGTGGGGAAATCCAATGTCATCACCGGTGATGAAATCATTTTAAACAAAACTAAGGGTTATGCTGATGTGTTGGGGAGCGCGAAGCGGCCCGCTAAGTTTGTGTTTGATATGGAAGATATTAATGAAGAAAATCGTAAGGCTAAATTGAAGAAGAAAGGCGAAAAACCATGA
- a CDS encoding KdsC family phosphatase, with amino-acid sequence MIKLLLLDVDGTLTDGSLYFDKNFHEFKAFNVKDGLGMTLWQKLGKKIAIITGRTSIMVKKRMESLGVQFVFMGVENKSVVVERLKKDLQLSAQEIACVGDDYNDLGMFKACAWSFAPFDAHPLLKSKAYKVLQNSGGKGAVREAIDYLLTLEGLQDEALKFYL; translated from the coding sequence ATGATTAAGTTATTGCTTTTAGATGTGGATGGCACGCTCACAGACGGGTCGTTGTATTTTGATAAAAATTTTCACGAGTTCAAGGCTTTCAATGTCAAAGACGGGCTTGGCATGACGCTATGGCAAAAATTAGGCAAAAAAATCGCTATCATTACAGGAAGAACTTCAATCATGGTGAAAAAACGCATGGAGAGTTTGGGCGTTCAGTTTGTTTTTATGGGCGTTGAAAATAAAAGCGTGGTTGTGGAGCGGCTCAAAAAAGACTTGCAATTGAGCGCGCAAGAAATCGCATGCGTAGGCGATGATTATAACGATTTAGGCATGTTTAAGGCATGCGCTTGGAGTTTCGCTCCTTTTGATGCGCACCCCTTGCTTAAAAGCAAAGCTTATAAAGTGTTGCAAAATTCAGGGGGCAAGGGGGCTGTTAGGGAAGCGATTGATTATCTTTTAACATTAGAAGGCTTGCAAGATGAAGCGCTCAAGTTTTACCTCTAA
- a CDS encoding septal ring lytic transglycosylase RlpA family protein: MGLALKQVCFLGVIFLISACAVKKEGVRNLSYKHESLRAYENAKDYDPTTKKATYKRNFFERHFKHHSNLQNDSTKTQAMDNGMRDSSAIQRATMRPYQVGGKWYYPTKVDLGEKFDGVASWYGPNFHAKKTSNGEIYNMYAHTAAHKTLPMNTVVKVINVDNNLSTIVRINDRGPFVSDRIIDLSNAAARDIDMVKKGTASVRLIVLGFGGVISNQYEQSFNANYSKILHKEFKVGESEKSVSGGKFSLQMGAFRNQIGAQTLADKLQAENPDYSVKVAFKDDLYKVLVQGFQSEEEARDFMKKYNQNAVLTRE; the protein is encoded by the coding sequence ATGGGTTTGGCGTTGAAACAAGTTTGTTTTTTAGGCGTTATTTTTTTGATTAGCGCTTGTGCGGTTAAAAAAGAGGGGGTAAGGAATTTGTCTTACAAGCATGAAAGTTTGCGTGCTTATGAAAACGCTAAAGACTATGACCCGACAACCAAAAAAGCCACCTATAAACGCAATTTTTTTGAACGCCATTTCAAACACCACTCCAATTTGCAAAATGACAGCACCAAAACGCAAGCTATGGATAACGGTATGCGCGATTCTAGCGCGATCCAAAGAGCCACCATGCGCCCTTATCAAGTGGGGGGCAAGTGGTATTACCCCACTAAAGTGGATTTAGGCGAAAAATTTGATGGCGTTGCGAGTTGGTATGGCCCTAACTTCCATGCCAAAAAAACCAGTAATGGGGAAATTTATAACATGTATGCCCACACCGCCGCGCACAAGACTTTACCCATGAACACCGTGGTGAAAGTCATCAATGTTGATAATAACTTAAGCACCATTGTGCGCATTAATGATAGAGGGCCTTTTGTGAGCGATCGCATCATTGATCTGTCTAATGCGGCCGCTAGGGATATTGACATGGTTAAAAAAGGCACAGCCAGCGTGCGTCTTATTGTTTTGGGTTTTGGTGGGGTTATCTCTAATCAATACGAACAATCCTTTAACGCTAACTATTCAAAGATCTTACACAAGGAATTTAAAGTCGGCGAGAGCGAAAAAAGCGTGAGCGGAGGGAAATTTTCTTTGCAAATGGGGGCTTTTAGAAACCAAATAGGCGCTCAAACTTTAGCGGATAAATTGCAAGCAGAAAATCCAGATTACAGCGTCAAGGTTGCTTTTAAAGACGATTTGTATAAAGTTTTAGTTCAAGGGTTTCAAAGTGAAGAAGAGGCTAGGGATTTTATGAAAAAATATAACCAGAATGCGGTTTTAACGAGAGAATGA
- a CDS encoding lytic transglycosylase domain-containing protein, which yields MKYFNTKWLFFLMTHWFLLTSLGHAKMAFESNIDTKALEAFGVNAGFLSQMPNALKKMNKEEEWKKLVKRFDVNYQFIPIIKNMLIEASVPQEFLFLAMAESKFSSRAYSRKKAVGIWQFMPSTAKELGLKVNHYIDERRDPIKSTQAAITYLKRLYKQTGEWYLVAMAYNYGLRKVQNAIKAAGTSDIKILLDEDKKYLPKETREYIRSILSLALKFNSLDNLKDKEYLLNRGARVSLVGVPFKRHTSLIQVAKNLNLSLETLKSYNHQFRYNILPSKDPTYTIYIPYEKLALFKQRQLKQNKSIQASSKSPFITHVVLPKETLSSIAKRYQVSISSIQLANNLKDSNIFIHQRLIIPTNKKLLATREF from the coding sequence ATGAAATATTTTAATACCAAATGGTTGTTTTTTTTAATGACTCATTGGTTCTTACTGACTTCTTTAGGCCATGCAAAAATGGCTTTTGAATCTAATATTGACACCAAAGCGTTAGAGGCTTTTGGGGTTAATGCAGGGTTTTTATCCCAAATGCCAAACGCTTTAAAGAAAATGAATAAAGAAGAGGAATGGAAAAAGTTAGTCAAAAGATTTGATGTGAATTACCAGTTCATCCCCATCATTAAAAACATGCTCATAGAAGCGAGCGTGCCGCAAGAATTTTTATTTTTAGCCATGGCCGAGTCTAAATTTTCATCAAGGGCTTATAGCAGGAAAAAAGCGGTAGGGATTTGGCAATTCATGCCAAGCACGGCTAAAGAATTAGGGCTTAAGGTCAATCATTACATTGACGAAAGAAGAGACCCCATTAAAAGCACTCAAGCGGCAATCACTTATTTGAAACGGCTCTACAAGCAAACCGGAGAGTGGTATTTGGTCGCTATGGCGTATAATTACGGCTTACGCAAGGTTCAAAACGCTATTAAAGCCGCCGGCACTTCAGACATTAAGATTTTGTTAGATGAAGATAAAAAATACCTCCCTAAAGAGACACGAGAGTATATCCGCTCCATTCTAAGCCTGGCGTTGAAATTCAACAGCCTAGACAACCTCAAAGATAAAGAATATCTGCTCAATCGTGGGGCGAGAGTGAGTTTAGTGGGCGTTCCGTTTAAAAGGCACACTTCTTTAATCCAAGTGGCCAAAAATTTGAATTTGAGTTTGGAAACCCTAAAATCCTACAACCACCAATTCCGCTATAACATTCTGCCTTCTAAAGACCCCACTTATACCATTTATATCCCTTATGAAAAACTCGCCCTTTTCAAACAACGCCAACTCAAACAAAATAAAAGCATTCAAGCCAGTTCAAAAAGCCCTTTCATCACCCATGTGGTCTTGCCTAAAGAAACCCTATCTTCTATCGCTAAACGCTATCAAGTCAGCATCTCTAGTATCCAATTAGCCAATAACCTCAAAGATTCTAATATTTTTATCCACCAACGCTTAATCATCCCCACCAACAAAAAATTACTCGCTACAAGGGAATTTTAA
- a CDS encoding TatD family hydrolase, which produces MFIDTHCHLDHKDYENDLEEVLKESLEKGVTQCVIPGADMKDLNRAIEISEKFEGVFFAIGAHPYDVESFDESLFEKFVGHQKCVAIGECGLDYYRLPELNERESYKSKQKEIFTKQIEFSIQHNKPLIIHIREASFDSLNLLKSYPKAFGVLHCFNADNMLLELSDRFYYGIGGVSTFKNAKRLVEILPKIPKNRLLLETDSPYLTPHPFRGTRNSPTYIPLIAQKIAEIINIETEELASLSTHNAHTLFSFP; this is translated from the coding sequence ATGTTTATTGATACGCATTGCCATTTGGATCACAAGGATTATGAAAACGATTTAGAAGAAGTGTTAAAAGAAAGCCTAGAAAAAGGCGTTACGCAATGCGTGATTCCGGGCGCGGACATGAAGGATCTGAATAGAGCAATAGAAATTAGCGAAAAATTTGAAGGCGTGTTTTTTGCCATAGGCGCTCACCCTTATGATGTGGAGAGTTTTGATGAAAGCCTGTTTGAAAAATTTGTTGGGCATCAAAAATGCGTGGCGATAGGCGAATGCGGACTGGATTACTACCGCTTGCCTGAATTGAATGAAAGAGAGAGTTATAAAAGCAAGCAAAAAGAAATTTTTACCAAACAGATTGAGTTTTCTATCCAACACAATAAGCCCTTGATTATCCACATTAGAGAGGCGAGTTTTGATAGCTTGAATCTTTTAAAAAGCTATCCTAAGGCTTTTGGGGTGTTGCATTGCTTTAACGCTGATAACATGCTTTTGGAATTAAGCGATCGTTTTTATTATGGGATAGGGGGGGTTAGCACCTTTAAAAACGCTAAAAGACTGGTAGAGATTCTCCCTAAAATCCCTAAAAACAGGCTTCTTTTAGAAACGGATTCGCCTTATTTGACCCCACACCCTTTTAGAGGTACTAGGAATAGCCCTACTTATATCCCTTTAATCGCTCAAAAAATTGCCGAAATCATCAACATAGAGACTGAAGAGCTCGCTTCTTTAAGCACGCATAACGCTCACACGCTCTTTAGTTTCCCCTGA
- the ribE gene encoding riboflavin synthase, with protein sequence MFSGLIHKIAKVKSFHNNILSIESDLNPKLGDSIAINGACLTAIESSKTHFSVELSQKTQNSVALENYKDLVHIEPALKANASLDGHFVQGHIDAIGVIEKIIHNSNQVDFFISASKETLLLCVEQGSIAIDGVSLTLSKVEEKGFWLTIIPYTLENTLFKTYKLKRHVNIETDMLVRSVVSILKKTKGFEKKFSWNDADALTLGY encoded by the coding sequence ATGTTTAGCGGGTTAATCCATAAAATAGCTAAAGTGAAAAGTTTCCACAACAATATTTTAAGCATAGAGAGCGATCTCAATCCCAAGCTTGGTGACAGCATTGCGATTAATGGAGCGTGTTTGACCGCCATAGAAAGTTCAAAAACGCATTTTAGCGTGGAATTGAGCCAAAAAACCCAAAACAGCGTGGCGTTAGAAAATTACAAGGATTTAGTCCATATTGAGCCAGCCCTAAAAGCGAACGCTAGTTTAGACGGGCATTTTGTGCAAGGGCATATTGACGCTATCGGGGTCATTGAAAAAATCATTCACAACTCTAATCAAGTGGATTTTTTCATCAGCGCTTCTAAAGAAACGCTTTTATTGTGCGTTGAGCAAGGCTCTATTGCGATTGATGGGGTGAGTTTGACTTTAAGCAAGGTAGAAGAAAAGGGGTTTTGGCTAACGATTATCCCTTACACTTTAGAAAACACCCTTTTTAAGACTTATAAACTCAAACGGCACGTGAATATTGAAACGGACATGTTGGTTCGTAGCGTTGTGTCTATTTTGAAAAAAACAAAAGGGTTTGAAAAAAAATTCTCTTGGAATGACGCCGATGCTTTGACTTTAGGGTATTAG
- a CDS encoding FlhB-like flagellar biosynthesis protein: MNKTIKAAALAYNMGQDHAPKVIASGVGEVAKRIIQKAKEYDIALFSNPMLVDSLLKVELDCAIPEELYESVVQVFLWLNSVENNAQMSK; the protein is encoded by the coding sequence ATGAATAAAACCATAAAAGCTGCCGCTCTAGCCTATAACATGGGGCAAGATCATGCCCCAAAAGTGATCGCAAGCGGGGTGGGCGAAGTGGCTAAAAGGATCATTCAAAAAGCTAAGGAATACGATATAGCACTCTTTTCTAACCCCATGCTAGTGGATTCGCTTTTAAAGGTGGAATTAGACTGCGCGATACCTGAAGAATTGTATGAAAGCGTGGTGCAAGTGTTTTTATGGCTCAATAGCGTGGAAAATAACGCGCAAATGTCCAAGTAA
- a CDS encoding methionine ABC transporter ATP-binding protein translates to MVVELKNIEKIYENGFHALKGVNLELKKGDILGVIGYSGAGKSTLIRLINCLERPNSGEVLVNGVNLLNLKPKELQKARQKIGMIFQHFNLLSAKNVFENVAFALEIARWEKNKIQSRVHELLELVGLEDKMHFYPKQLSGGQKQRVAIARSLANCPDLLLCDEATSALDSKTTHSILTLLSGIQKKLDLSIVFITHEIEVVKELCNQMCVISSGEIVERGSVEEIFANPKHAVTKELLGIKNEHGDQKSQDVYRIVFLGEHLDEPIISNLIRRFKIDVSIISGNIEELTTKDIGYLVVRFLGSTTETQRALEYLNALGLQVEKLKD, encoded by the coding sequence ATGGTAGTAGAATTAAAAAACATTGAAAAGATTTATGAAAACGGATTCCATGCTCTAAAAGGCGTGAATTTGGAATTGAAAAAAGGCGATATTTTGGGCGTGATAGGCTATTCAGGGGCTGGGAAATCCACGCTCATCCGCCTGATTAATTGTTTAGAGCGCCCCAATTCTGGCGAAGTGTTAGTCAATGGGGTCAATCTGTTAAACTTAAAGCCTAAAGAATTGCAAAAAGCGCGCCAAAAAATAGGCATGATTTTCCAGCATTTCAATTTATTGAGTGCTAAAAATGTGTTTGAAAATGTCGCTTTCGCTCTAGAAATCGCCCGATGGGAAAAAAATAAGATCCAATCCAGGGTGCATGAATTGTTGGAATTAGTGGGGCTAGAAGATAAAATGCATTTTTATCCTAAACAGCTCAGCGGTGGGCAAAAACAACGAGTGGCGATCGCTAGGAGTTTAGCGAATTGCCCTGATTTATTGCTTTGCGATGAAGCCACATCCGCACTGGATTCTAAAACCACGCATTCTATTTTAACGCTTTTAAGCGGCATTCAAAAAAAGCTTGATTTGAGTATCGTTTTCATCACGCATGAAATTGAAGTGGTTAAAGAATTGTGCAATCAAATGTGTGTGATCAGCAGCGGCGAAATCGTGGAAAGAGGCTCGGTAGAAGAAATTTTTGCTAACCCTAAACATGCCGTTACTAAAGAATTGCTTGGCATCAAAAACGAGCATGGGGATCAAAAATCGCAAGACGTTTATCGCATTGTGTTTTTAGGGGAGCATTTAGACGAGCCGATCATTTCTAATTTGATCAGGCGTTTTAAAATAGATGTGAGTATCATTTCAGGCAACATTGAAGAGCTTACGACTAAAGATATAGGGTATTTAGTGGTGCGGTTTTTAGGCAGCACCACAGAGACTCAAAGGGCTTTAGAGTATCTAAACGCTTTAGGCTTACAAGTGGAAAAATTAAAGGATTAA
- the metI gene encoding methionine ABC transporter permease: MISQMLIQATLETLYMVFVASFLAVVFGLPLGVLLLVSKKGHLLNKPLLHKILDTSINMTRSFPFIILIILLLPLSRFLIGTSIGSSASIIPLAISAIPFVAKLFENSLMEVEHGKIETTLSLGASHLEVIKMMLLESLPSLVNNITITLISLIGYSAMAGALGAGGLGDLAIRIGYQSYRGDVLFYAVVVIIVLVQIIQSAGDYVVKRLRKHKY; this comes from the coding sequence ATGATTTCTCAAATGCTCATTCAAGCCACGCTAGAAACGCTTTATATGGTGTTTGTAGCGAGCTTTTTGGCGGTTGTTTTTGGCTTGCCTTTGGGGGTTTTATTGTTAGTGAGTAAAAAAGGGCATTTGTTAAACAAACCCCTTTTGCATAAAATTTTAGACACTTCTATCAACATGACTCGCTCTTTCCCTTTTATCATTTTGATTATTTTGCTCCTGCCTTTATCGCGCTTTTTGATTGGCACGAGCATTGGATCTAGCGCAAGCATTATCCCGCTAGCCATTTCAGCCATTCCTTTTGTCGCAAAGCTTTTTGAAAATTCTTTAATGGAAGTAGAGCATGGCAAGATTGAAACCACTTTAAGTTTGGGAGCGTCTCATTTGGAAGTCATTAAAATGATGCTTTTAGAGAGCCTGCCCTCTTTAGTGAACAATATCACCATCACCTTAATTTCTTTAATAGGCTATTCGGCTATGGCGGGAGCGTTAGGGGCTGGGGGCTTGGGGGATTTAGCCATTAGGATTGGCTATCAAAGTTATAGGGGCGATGTGCTTTTTTATGCTGTGGTTGTGATCATCGTTTTAGTGCAAATCATTCAAAGCGCGGGGGATTATGTGGTGAAACGCCTAAGAAAGCATAAGTATTAG